One Pseudomonas brassicacearum genomic region harbors:
- a CDS encoding NAD(P)/FAD-dependent oxidoreductase: MRSTEVVIIGAGAAGLMCALTAAARGRQVLLLDHANKAGKKILMSGGGRCNFTNMYTEPGNFLSQNPHFCKSALARYTQWDFIALVAKHGVPYHEKKLGQLFCDNKSSDILGLLLDECEQAGVSLHLDTSITQIEKTAGGYLLQTTLDAIACQSLVIATGGLSIPTLGATGFGYQVAKQFGHELLPTRAGLVPFTITDQLKALCTELSGTSVDCLVSCNDQSFRENILFTHRGLSGPAILQISSFWEPGDTVQINLLPDHDVPQWLQQQQAERPNSELKTLLGELFTKKMANLLADTWFVSKPMKQYTHAELADIAEKLASWNVVPAGTEGYRTAEVTLGGVDTREVSSKTMESLKSPGLYFIGEVLDVTGHLGGFNFQWAWASGYAAAQYV, encoded by the coding sequence TTGCGCTCTACCGAAGTCGTGATCATTGGCGCTGGCGCCGCAGGGTTGATGTGCGCGCTAACCGCCGCCGCGCGCGGGCGGCAGGTGCTGTTGCTGGACCACGCCAACAAGGCCGGCAAGAAAATCCTCATGTCCGGCGGTGGACGCTGCAATTTCACCAACATGTACACCGAGCCGGGCAATTTTCTCTCGCAGAACCCACACTTCTGCAAATCAGCCCTGGCCCGCTACACCCAATGGGATTTCATCGCCCTGGTGGCCAAGCACGGCGTGCCCTATCACGAGAAAAAGCTCGGCCAGTTGTTTTGCGATAACAAGTCCAGCGACATCCTCGGCCTGCTGCTGGATGAATGCGAGCAAGCCGGCGTCAGCCTGCACCTGGACACCTCGATCACCCAGATCGAAAAAACCGCCGGCGGCTACCTGCTGCAAACCACCCTCGACGCCATCGCCTGCCAGTCCTTGGTGATCGCCACGGGCGGACTGTCGATCCCGACCCTGGGGGCGACCGGTTTCGGCTATCAGGTGGCGAAACAGTTTGGACATGAGTTGTTGCCGACCCGCGCCGGCCTGGTGCCGTTCACCATCACCGATCAGCTCAAGGCGCTGTGCACCGAGCTGTCGGGCACCTCGGTGGATTGCCTGGTGAGCTGCAACGACCAGAGCTTTCGCGAGAACATCCTGTTCACCCACCGTGGCCTGAGCGGCCCGGCGATCCTGCAGATTTCCTCGTTCTGGGAACCGGGGGACACGGTGCAGATCAACCTGCTGCCAGACCACGACGTGCCGCAATGGCTGCAACAGCAACAGGCCGAACGCCCCAACAGCGAACTGAAAACCCTGCTGGGCGAGCTGTTCACCAAGAAAATGGCCAACCTGCTGGCCGATACCTGGTTCGTCTCCAAACCCATGAAGCAATACACCCACGCGGAGCTGGCGGACATTGCCGAGAAGCTGGCGAGCTGGAATGTCGTTCCGGCCGGCACTGAAGGCTACCGTACCGCCGAAGTCACCCTCGGCGGCGTCGACACCCGGGAAGTCTCGTCCAAGACCATGGAGTCCCTGAAAAGCCCCGGGCTGTATTTCATTGGCGAAGTGCTGGACGTCACCGGGCACCTGGGCGGGTTCAACTTCCAGTGGGCCTGGGCTTCGGGTTATGCGGCGGCGCAGTACGTCTGA
- the yccS gene encoding YccS family putative transporter: MSSTSFSQSLRRLWALDKFSYSVRVFIALTGSMGLCWYLDEMALLIPLFLGIIASALAETDDSWQGRLTALAVTLVCFTVAALSVELLFPYPILFIIALALASFGLTMLGALGERYGAIASATLILSVYTMIGVDQRGGAVNDFWHEPLLLVAGATWYGLLSVLWQALFSNQPVQQSLARLFRELGRYLKLKSSLLEPIRQLDVEARRLELAQQNGRVVAALNSAKEIILHRVGNGRPGSKVSRYLKLYFLAQDIHERASSSHYPYNALAEAFFHSDVLFRCQRLLRQQGKACQALAESIQLRQPFVYDHTFAEALNDLHASLEHLRIQSNPAWRGLLRSLRALAANLGTMDRLLSDASNPDALADATDSSLLDRSPRNLKDVWLRLRTQLTPTSLLFRHALRLPLALSVGYAVVHMIHPSQGYWIILTTLFVCQPNYGATRRKLGQRIIGTAIGLTVAWALFDLFPNPLVQSCFAIAAGVVFFTNRTTRYTLATAAITIMVLFCFNQVGDGYGLLLPRLFDTLLGSLIAGLAVFLFLPDWQGRRLNKVLANTLTCNSIYLRQIMQQYAAGKSDDLAYRLARRNAHNADAALSTTLANMLMEPGHFRKEADVGFRFLVLSHTLLSYLSGLGAHRGTELPADVRQQLIDGAGVKLATSIDEIAQGLASKTPIVIQSDEEEALANELEQMPDDIDEGQRLVQTQLGLICRQLGPLRTLAAHLIKDTSEA, encoded by the coding sequence ATGTCATCGACCTCGTTTAGCCAGTCTCTGCGTCGCCTTTGGGCGTTGGATAAGTTCAGTTATAGCGTGCGGGTATTCATCGCCCTGACCGGCAGCATGGGGCTGTGCTGGTACCTGGATGAGATGGCGCTGCTGATTCCCCTGTTCCTGGGCATCATCGCCAGCGCCCTGGCCGAGACCGACGACAGTTGGCAGGGCCGCCTCACTGCGCTGGCCGTGACCCTGGTGTGCTTCACCGTCGCGGCGCTGTCGGTGGAGTTGCTGTTCCCCTACCCCATCCTGTTCATCATCGCCCTGGCCCTGGCGAGCTTTGGCCTGACCATGCTCGGCGCCTTGGGTGAACGCTATGGCGCGATTGCCTCGGCCACCTTGATTCTGTCGGTCTACACCATGATCGGCGTGGACCAGCGTGGTGGCGCGGTTAACGACTTCTGGCACGAGCCTCTGCTGCTGGTGGCCGGCGCTACGTGGTACGGCCTGCTTTCGGTGCTGTGGCAAGCACTGTTTTCCAACCAACCGGTGCAGCAAAGCCTGGCGCGGCTGTTTCGCGAGTTGGGACGTTACCTGAAACTCAAGTCCTCGCTCCTGGAGCCGATCCGCCAGCTGGACGTCGAGGCCCGTCGCCTGGAACTGGCCCAACAGAACGGCCGGGTGGTCGCGGCGCTCAACAGCGCGAAGGAAATCATCCTGCACCGCGTGGGCAATGGCCGACCGGGTTCGAAGGTCAGCCGCTACCTGAAGCTGTACTTCCTCGCCCAAGACATCCACGAACGCGCCAGTTCCTCCCATTACCCCTACAACGCCTTGGCCGAGGCGTTCTTCCACAGCGATGTGCTGTTCCGCTGCCAACGCCTGCTGCGCCAGCAAGGCAAAGCCTGCCAGGCGCTGGCCGAGTCGATCCAACTGCGCCAACCGTTCGTCTACGACCACACCTTCGCTGAAGCCCTCAACGATCTGCACGCGTCGCTGGAACATCTGCGCATCCAGAGCAACCCGGCCTGGCGCGGTTTGCTGCGTTCGTTGCGGGCACTGGCGGCGAACCTGGGCACCATGGACCGCCTGCTCAGCGATGCGAGCAACCCCGACGCCCTGGCCGACGCCACCGACAGCAGCCTGCTGGACCGCTCGCCGCGCAACCTCAAGGACGTCTGGCTGCGCCTGCGCACACAGCTCACGCCCACCTCGCTGCTGTTCCGCCATGCCCTGCGATTGCCCCTGGCCCTGAGCGTGGGCTACGCCGTGGTGCATATGATCCACCCGTCCCAGGGTTACTGGATCATCCTCACCACGCTGTTCGTTTGCCAACCCAACTACGGTGCCACCCGGCGCAAGCTCGGCCAGCGGATCATCGGCACCGCCATCGGCCTGACCGTGGCCTGGGCGCTGTTCGATCTGTTTCCCAACCCGCTGGTGCAATCGTGCTTCGCCATTGCCGCCGGGGTGGTGTTCTTTACCAACCGCACGACCCGCTACACCCTGGCGACGGCGGCGATCACCATCATGGTGCTGTTCTGCTTCAACCAGGTGGGCGACGGCTACGGGCTGCTGCTGCCGCGGCTATTCGATACCTTGCTCGGCAGCCTGATCGCCGGGCTTGCGGTGTTCCTGTTCCTGCCGGACTGGCAGGGCCGGCGGCTGAACAAAGTGCTGGCCAACACGCTGACCTGCAACAGCATTTACCTGCGCCAGATCATGCAGCAATACGCCGCCGGCAAAAGTGACGACCTGGCCTATCGCCTGGCCCGACGCAACGCCCACAACGCCGATGCCGCCCTGTCCACCACCCTGGCCAACATGCTGATGGAACCGGGGCATTTCCGTAAGGAAGCCGATGTGGGCTTCCGCTTCTTGGTGCTGTCCCACACCTTGCTCAGTTACCTGTCAGGCCTGGGCGCCCACCGAGGTACCGAATTGCCGGCGGATGTGCGCCAGCAGCTGATCGACGGGGCGGGAGTAAAACTGGCAACTAGCATCGACGAAATCGCCCAAGGCCTGGCGAGTAAAACGCCGATTGTGATCCAGAGCGACGAGGAGGAAGCCCTGGCCAACGAGCTTGAGCAGATGCCCGATGACATTGACGAAGGGCAGCGGTTGGTGCAGACGCAATTGGGGTTGATCTGTCGTCAGCTGGGGCCCTTGCGGACCCTGGCGGCGCATTTGATCAAGGACACCAGTGAGGCTTGA
- a CDS encoding substrate-binding periplasmic protein produces the protein MPRLHRALGLIGLLLLSHNACAQKLRLVADGWPPFTDSTLINGGLATDIVSTALARAGYATDFEQVPWARAMLGIGEGRYDVLINAWYSEERTHIGQFSAEYLLNRVRFIKRKDAPIDFDNLQQLYAYPIAVVRGYAYSKAFDEDRQMQKVPVHNFAMAVRMLVADRVKLTLEDEYVARYYLSRESAKVRNAVEFLPKPLSENSLHILVSLKNPEHEQIVAGFDREIAAMKADGSYERLLKQHGM, from the coding sequence ATGCCGCGATTGCATCGAGCTCTTGGTTTGATCGGGTTGCTGTTGCTGAGCCACAACGCTTGCGCACAGAAGTTGCGTCTGGTCGCCGATGGCTGGCCGCCCTTCACCGATTCCACGTTGATCAACGGTGGCTTGGCGACCGATATCGTCAGCACGGCGCTGGCGCGGGCCGGTTATGCCACTGATTTCGAACAGGTGCCCTGGGCCCGGGCGATGCTGGGCATCGGTGAGGGACGCTATGACGTGCTGATCAACGCCTGGTACAGCGAAGAGCGCACCCATATCGGCCAGTTCTCGGCTGAATACCTGCTCAACCGGGTGCGCTTCATCAAGCGCAAGGACGCCCCGATCGATTTCGACAACCTGCAACAGCTGTATGCCTATCCCATCGCCGTGGTGCGCGGCTACGCCTACTCCAAGGCATTCGATGAAGACCGGCAGATGCAGAAAGTCCCTGTGCATAACTTCGCGATGGCCGTGCGCATGCTGGTGGCCGACCGCGTGAAGTTGACCCTGGAAGACGAATACGTCGCCCGTTATTACCTGTCCCGCGAATCCGCCAAGGTGCGTAACGCCGTGGAATTCCTGCCCAAGCCCTTGAGTGAAAACAGCCTGCACATCCTGGTCAGCCTCAAGAACCCGGAGCATGAGCAGATCGTGGCGGGGTTTGATCGGGAGATTGCGGCGATGAAGGCGGATGGGAGTTATGAGCGGTTACTGAAGCAACATGGGATGTGA
- a CDS encoding GNAT family N-acetyltransferase: MDIDWVCKHHSDLSKEQLYAILKLRAEVFVVEQNCAYPDVDGLDLEGDTCHLMAWQGNHLVAYLRLLDPHSQNSDVVIGRVIIAPEVRGKGLGHQLMEQGLKHAEKHWPGTSISLSAQAHLQGYYGRYGFEPVGVEYLEDGIPHIGMHRP; encoded by the coding sequence ATGGACATCGATTGGGTCTGCAAACACCACAGTGACCTGAGCAAGGAGCAGCTGTATGCCATCCTCAAGTTGCGTGCCGAAGTCTTCGTCGTCGAACAGAACTGTGCCTACCCGGACGTCGACGGCCTGGACCTGGAGGGCGACACCTGTCATTTGATGGCGTGGCAGGGCAATCACCTGGTGGCCTACCTGCGCTTGCTCGATCCGCACTCGCAAAACAGCGACGTGGTGATCGGGCGTGTGATCATCGCGCCAGAAGTCCGGGGCAAGGGATTGGGCCATCAACTGATGGAACAGGGACTCAAGCACGCCGAGAAGCACTGGCCCGGTACGTCGATCTCATTATCGGCCCAGGCGCATTTGCAGGGGTACTACGGGCGGTATGGGTTTGAACCGGTGGGGGTGGAGTATCTGGAGGATGGTATTCCACACATTGGAATGCATCGCCCCTGA
- a CDS encoding winged helix-turn-helix domain-containing protein: MDVSKTKSSFYRRLYVAYLIDSGVASNIPALTEVTGMPRRTAQDTVAALADLDIVCEFEQEEGARNHAGCYRIRDWGAIDRRWIEGNLQGIKAVLEYP, encoded by the coding sequence ATGGACGTCAGCAAGACCAAAAGCAGCTTCTATCGCCGTTTGTACGTGGCCTACCTGATCGACAGCGGCGTGGCCAGCAACATCCCCGCGCTCACCGAAGTCACCGGCATGCCGCGGCGTACCGCCCAGGACACCGTTGCGGCGCTGGCGGACCTGGATATTGTGTGTGAGTTCGAACAGGAAGAAGGCGCCCGTAACCACGCCGGGTGTTACCGGATTCGCGATTGGGGGGCGATCGATCGGCGCTGGATCGAGGGGAATTTGCAGGGGATCAAGGCGGTGCTCGAGTATCCCTGA
- a CDS encoding M48 family metallopeptidase — protein MTALKYLQAYPAALQAQVQQLIAQDRLGDYLQQRYPDRHAVQSDKALYGYAQELKQQYLRNAPAIDKVLFDNRLDLTHRALGLHTAVSRVQGGKLKAKKEIRIASLFKDAAPEFLKMIVVHELAHFKESDHNKAFYQLCEHMLPGYHQLEFDLRVYLTWRDLQQHKE, from the coding sequence ATGACTGCGCTCAAATACCTCCAGGCCTATCCCGCCGCCCTGCAAGCACAAGTGCAGCAATTGATTGCCCAGGATCGGCTGGGCGATTACCTGCAGCAGCGCTATCCCGACCGACATGCGGTCCAGAGCGACAAGGCTCTGTACGGTTATGCGCAGGAACTCAAGCAACAATACCTGCGCAACGCGCCGGCCATCGATAAGGTGCTGTTCGACAACCGTCTCGACCTGACCCACCGCGCCCTCGGCCTGCACACCGCCGTCTCACGGGTGCAGGGCGGCAAGCTCAAGGCCAAGAAGGAAATCCGCATTGCGTCGTTGTTCAAGGACGCGGCGCCTGAATTCCTGAAAATGATCGTGGTGCATGAGTTGGCCCACTTCAAGGAATCGGACCACAACAAGGCGTTCTACCAGCTCTGCGAGCACATGCTGCCGGGGTATCACCAGTTGGAATTCGACTTGCGGGTGTACCTGACCTGGCGTGATCTGCAACAACACAAGGAATGA
- a CDS encoding putative bifunctional diguanylate cyclase/phosphodiesterase — translation MECAQPPLGEDSSVLLIVDDYPENLLSMRALLQRQDWKVMTASSGIEALNLLLEHDIDLVLLDVQMPDMDGFEVARLMRGSQRTRLTPIIFLTANEQSQDAVIKGYASGAVDYLFKPFDPQILKPKVQALLEHQRNRRALQRLSQDLEAARAFNASVLDNAAEGILVVDESGCIRFANPSTCRLLNATVDQLQGMPFLDFLQKPHIPEWIGSDIHIAYGRGETWRLHDAVLRTAPGQQVSVALSCAPLPAEQKAMVVTLQDMSVVRHLHQQLEFQAVTDPLTGLLNRRGFYQTAENLLMRSERSESNWVLLYLDLDGFKRVNDSLGHDAGDRVLRWVSEQLKACLRPFDILARLGGDEFTALLDLELPEHAAKIAEKLIERVSICQQIEGMDVALGASIGIATYPDCGSNLDGLLRASDIAMYEAKRAGRQQYRFYDHEMNGRARSRLMLEESVRSAIENRDFNMVYQPQVAIADGRIRGFEALLRWQHPSVGDVPPGLFLPLLEEARLISRLGSWIYHRSAAQRKVWERMFADDLVLGVSLSSTQFGMPNLVTELRQVLDRHALKPRQLEVEVTEDALMRNPDETHKQLRLLRHLGVRVALDDFGSGPCSLAHLRDLELDTLKLDRHLIARLPDSPRDAALAASVIGLCRQLGLRVIAEGVETPEQYLWLKTHGCEYVQGFLVARPLMAEDTDTFAKPFDWSAVQA, via the coding sequence ATGGAATGCGCGCAACCACCGCTTGGCGAAGACAGCTCTGTCCTTTTGATTGTTGATGATTACCCCGAAAACCTGCTCAGCATGCGAGCGTTGTTGCAGCGTCAGGATTGGAAGGTGATGACCGCGTCCTCGGGTATCGAGGCCCTTAATCTGCTGCTCGAACACGACATCGACCTCGTTCTGCTGGATGTGCAGATGCCGGACATGGACGGCTTCGAAGTGGCGCGCCTGATGCGCGGCAGCCAGCGCACGCGGCTTACGCCGATCATTTTCCTGACCGCCAACGAACAATCCCAGGATGCGGTGATCAAGGGCTACGCCAGTGGCGCCGTGGATTACCTGTTCAAACCTTTCGACCCGCAGATCCTCAAGCCCAAGGTCCAGGCGTTGCTGGAACACCAACGCAATCGCCGGGCCTTGCAGCGCCTGAGCCAGGATCTGGAGGCGGCCAGGGCGTTCAACGCCTCGGTGCTGGACAACGCCGCCGAAGGGATCCTGGTGGTGGATGAGAGCGGCTGTATCCGCTTCGCCAACCCGTCTACGTGCCGTTTGCTCAACGCCACCGTCGATCAGTTGCAGGGGATGCCATTCCTGGACTTCCTGCAGAAGCCTCATATCCCCGAATGGATCGGTTCCGATATCCACATTGCTTATGGCCGTGGCGAAACCTGGCGTTTGCACGACGCTGTCCTGCGCACCGCGCCTGGGCAGCAAGTGTCAGTGGCCTTGTCCTGTGCGCCGCTGCCCGCCGAGCAGAAGGCGATGGTGGTGACACTCCAGGACATGTCGGTGGTTCGCCACTTGCACCAGCAACTCGAGTTCCAGGCGGTCACTGACCCATTGACCGGTTTGCTCAACCGCAGGGGGTTTTATCAGACGGCGGAAAACCTGTTGATGCGCAGCGAACGGTCGGAAAGCAATTGGGTGTTGCTGTACCTGGATCTCGACGGTTTCAAGCGCGTCAATGACTCACTGGGCCATGACGCCGGTGATCGGGTGTTGCGTTGGGTGTCGGAACAATTGAAAGCGTGCCTGCGCCCGTTCGACATCCTGGCCCGGCTTGGCGGAGACGAATTCACGGCACTGCTGGACCTGGAGCTCCCGGAGCATGCGGCCAAGATCGCGGAAAAACTCATCGAACGTGTCTCGATCTGTCAGCAGATCGAAGGCATGGACGTGGCGCTGGGGGCCAGTATCGGCATCGCCACCTACCCGGATTGCGGGTCCAATCTTGATGGTTTGCTGCGCGCGTCCGACATCGCCATGTACGAAGCCAAGCGTGCCGGCCGCCAGCAATACCGTTTTTATGATCACGAAATGAACGGTCGAGCCCGTTCAAGGCTGATGCTCGAGGAAAGCGTGCGCTCGGCCATCGAGAACCGTGACTTCAATATGGTCTATCAGCCCCAGGTGGCCATTGCCGACGGCCGGATCCGTGGGTTCGAAGCGCTGTTGCGCTGGCAGCACCCGAGCGTCGGCGACGTACCCCCGGGGCTGTTCCTGCCGTTGCTGGAGGAGGCGCGGTTGATCAGTCGGCTGGGCAGTTGGATTTATCATCGCAGCGCGGCCCAGCGTAAAGTCTGGGAGCGGATGTTTGCTGATGACCTGGTGTTGGGGGTGAGCCTGAGCAGCACCCAGTTTGGCATGCCGAACTTGGTGACCGAATTGCGCCAGGTCCTCGATCGCCATGCCTTGAAGCCCCGACAGTTGGAGGTGGAGGTGACCGAGGACGCGCTGATGCGCAACCCCGACGAAACCCATAAGCAACTGCGGCTGCTGCGACACCTCGGGGTGCGGGTGGCGCTGGATGACTTCGGTTCGGGGCCGTGCTCGCTGGCGCATCTGCGCGACCTTGAACTCGATACCCTCAAGCTCGACCGGCACCTGATTGCCCGTTTACCTGACTCGCCCCGGGACGCGGCACTGGCCGCTTCGGTGATCGGTCTGTGTCGACAGTTGGGCTTGCGGGTGATCGCCGAAGGGGTCGAGACACCGGAGCAATACCTGTGGCTCAAGACCCATGGCTGCGAGTATGTGCAAGGCTTCCTCGTGGCGCGACCGCTGATGGCCGAAGACACCGATACCTTTGCCAAGCCATTTGACTGGAGCGCGGTGCAGGCCTGA
- a CDS encoding polysaccharide lyase family 7 protein, with protein sequence MIDLSTWNLSIPEGSPPATIETSQLVQGFQDTYFHSDSGTVFFWAPVTGATTANAIYPRSELRETYSNGTLRNWLYPAADNKLAATLAVSQVPSTGKLVIGQIHAKDSTSPMVKLEYQYKTYSSTGNIVAKVRMRPDDETGQVITIATGIKLNQSFSYLIHLSPAGVLTINGAGYQWSSPISSTWSDKPLYFKAGVYVQDNTGYPTEGGNVTFSLLDIDHI encoded by the coding sequence ATGATCGATCTCTCAACCTGGAACCTGAGCATTCCCGAAGGCAGCCCGCCGGCCACCATCGAAACGTCCCAACTCGTGCAAGGGTTCCAGGACACGTATTTCCACTCCGACTCCGGCACGGTTTTTTTCTGGGCACCGGTGACCGGCGCCACAACCGCTAATGCTATTTATCCGCGCAGTGAACTTCGTGAAACCTACAGCAACGGCACTTTGCGCAATTGGCTGTACCCGGCGGCGGACAACAAGCTGGCTGCCACCCTGGCCGTCAGCCAGGTGCCCAGCACCGGCAAGCTCGTAATTGGCCAGATCCACGCCAAGGACAGCACCAGCCCGATGGTGAAACTGGAATACCAATACAAAACCTACAGCTCCACCGGCAACATCGTTGCCAAGGTGCGCATGCGCCCGGACGACGAAACAGGCCAGGTCATCACCATCGCCACGGGCATCAAGCTGAATCAATCCTTCTCTTACCTAATCCACCTCAGCCCCGCCGGCGTCCTGACCATCAATGGCGCGGGTTACCAGTGGAGCTCTCCCATCAGCTCCACTTGGAGCGACAAACCGCTGTACTTCAAGGCGGGCGTGTACGTGCAGGACAACACCGGTTATCCCACCGAAGGCGGGAACGTGACGTTCAGCCTGCTGGATATCGATCACATCTAG
- a CDS encoding polysaccharide lyase family 7 protein, translated as MIDLNTWNLSIPEGSPAMTIETPRLAQGFKDDYFHSDTGTLFFWAPVTGTKTANAIYPRSELRETYSDGTLRNWLYPAADNILRAAVTVNQVPSSGKIVIGQIHTKDSTSPMVKLEYQYKTYSSTGNIVAKVRMRPDDETGQVITIATGVKLDRSFTYMIHLSPKGALGISAAGYNWRTTIDPSWKVKPLYFKAGVYVQDNTGYTTEGGKVTFSLLEINHNI; from the coding sequence ATGATCGATCTGAACACTTGGAACTTGAGCATCCCCGAAGGCAGCCCGGCAATGACCATCGAAACGCCTCGGCTGGCACAAGGATTCAAGGACGACTATTTCCACTCCGACACCGGCACGCTGTTCTTCTGGGCGCCGGTGACCGGCACCAAGACTGCAAACGCGATTTATCCACGCAGCGAATTGCGAGAAACCTACAGCGACGGCACCCTGCGCAATTGGTTGTATCCGGCGGCGGACAACATCCTGCGTGCTGCAGTAACCGTCAACCAGGTGCCCAGCAGCGGCAAGATCGTGATCGGTCAGATCCACACCAAAGACAGCACCAGCCCCATGGTGAAACTGGAGTACCAGTACAAAACCTACAGCTCCACCGGCAACATCGTCGCCAAGGTGCGCATGCGCCCCGACGACGAAACCGGCCAGGTCATCACCATCGCCACTGGCGTGAAGCTCGACCGCAGCTTTACCTACATGATCCATCTCAGTCCGAAGGGCGCACTGGGCATCAGCGCGGCAGGCTACAACTGGAGAACCACTATCGACCCGTCCTGGAAGGTCAAGCCGCTGTACTTCAAGGCGGGCGTGTATGTGCAGGACAACACCGGCTACACCACCGAAGGCGGAAAAGTGACGTTCAGCCTGCTGGAAATCAACCACAACATCTGA
- a CDS encoding polysaccharide lyase family 7 protein, whose translation MVDLATWNLSIPEGSPPKTIETPRLVDGFKDKYFNSEGSTVYFWSPVTGTKTENAVYPRSELRETYKDGTLRNWLYPDADNKLSATLVVNQVPSSGKIVIGQIHAKDSSKPMVKLEYQYKDDGKTGDIVAKVRMRPDDDEGRVITVASGVKLSQSFSYRLHLDRTGDLGITAAGRSWYTTISSQWKVKPLYFKAGVYVQDNSGYTSEGGKVTFSKLDIDHNT comes from the coding sequence ATGGTCGATCTTGCAACCTGGAACTTGAGCATCCCCGAGGGCAGCCCGCCGAAAACCATTGAAACGCCTCGGCTGGTGGATGGGTTCAAGGATAAATATTTCAACTCCGAAGGCAGCACGGTGTATTTCTGGTCACCTGTCACCGGCACCAAGACTGAAAACGCGGTCTACCCGCGCAGCGAATTGCGGGAGACTTATAAAGACGGCACCTTGCGCAACTGGCTGTATCCCGATGCCGACAATAAATTGAGCGCGACCCTGGTCGTCAATCAGGTGCCCAGCAGCGGCAAGATCGTGATTGGGCAGATTCATGCCAAGGACAGCAGCAAACCGATGGTGAAACTGGAGTACCAGTACAAGGATGACGGCAAGACTGGCGATATCGTTGCCAAGGTCCGCATGCGTCCTGATGACGATGAGGGTCGGGTTATTACTGTGGCCAGCGGCGTGAAGCTTTCCCAGTCCTTCAGTTATCGGCTTCACCTTGATCGAACCGGCGACTTGGGTATTACTGCGGCGGGTCGTAGTTGGTACACCACCATCAGCTCCCAATGGAAGGTCAAACCGTTGTATTTCAAGGCTGGCGTGTATGTGCAGGACAACAGTGGGTATACCAGCGAAGGTGGGAAGGTGACGTTCAGTAAGTTGGATATCGATCACAACACTTGA
- a CDS encoding ribbon-helix-helix domain-containing protein: protein MHSTQQLSITLPNQLTERVKAKVAAGEYDTESEVIRDGLRALLARDRALENWLVGQVAPAYDALKADLSRALSVDEVRSRLAAEHQSATIKS, encoded by the coding sequence ATGCACAGCACCCAACAGCTCAGCATCACTCTGCCTAACCAGTTGACCGAAAGGGTGAAAGCCAAGGTGGCTGCTGGTGAATACGACACTGAAAGCGAAGTCATTCGTGATGGCCTCCGGGCGCTGCTGGCCCGTGATCGCGCTCTGGAAAACTGGCTCGTAGGCCAAGTAGCCCCCGCTTACGATGCATTGAAAGCTGATCTCTCACGCGCGCTGAGCGTCGATGAAGTGCGCTCCCGATTGGCGGCAGAGCACCAGAGTGCCACTATAAAATCATAG
- a CDS encoding RICIN domain-containing protein gives MQDDIGRKTRASDKTIGGTLGLKAVDIERGTYKIYSNLDYRMLVDMSLTANADGTHNVKLYRDTNALESTWFIDLPAYRDFEISNKRNESLKLAKARSDNDYNAVADPAPDDDRDQWYFADAGSGVVYIINEPYRSALEVMDDNAPSNANIALRPFNGEDQQKFRLMKL, from the coding sequence ATGCAAGATGACATCGGTCGTAAAACTAGAGCCTCCGATAAAACAATCGGCGGAACCCTTGGCCTGAAAGCCGTAGATATTGAACGTGGCACCTATAAAATTTACTCCAATTTGGATTACAGGATGCTGGTGGACATGTCGTTAACCGCAAACGCAGATGGCACTCACAACGTGAAATTATACCGAGACACCAACGCACTCGAATCCACATGGTTCATTGACCTACCAGCCTACAGAGATTTCGAAATTTCCAATAAAAGAAATGAGTCATTAAAACTCGCAAAGGCTCGGTCAGATAACGACTATAACGCAGTAGCAGATCCTGCCCCGGACGATGACCGGGACCAGTGGTATTTTGCTGACGCGGGCTCTGGAGTGGTCTATATAATAAATGAGCCGTACCGTTCAGCCTTGGAAGTTATGGACGACAACGCCCCGAGCAATGCCAACATCGCCCTCCGTCCGTTCAATGGAGAAGATCAACAAAAATTTAGACTCATGAAGCTTTAA